One Pichia kudriavzevii chromosome 3, complete sequence genomic window carries:
- a CDS encoding uncharacterized protein (PKUD0C02410) has product MVGIGNPLKQLKKRLAMEFGADFGRHENHLYRFVTHLVPYKSKLTNYWALLLSLRKAHCKQNKPMTTEQPPTQRNKLLGLGIFAAATVGLYLYTKARPGKANLPYVYPTEQALATGRVFQTVYTPQEFELLLSSPAALNGTMFVSFVRLGGGPSNSMATNLWDIVSRVETPNTSTVAVELMGGRMEEIANRYVVNKVPSVVALKKTLPYDTYVDPAVRNSNTEVNEIDREKLQEWVENVLTRR; this is encoded by the coding sequence ATGGTAGGTATAGGAAATCCACTCAAACagttaaaaaaaaggctAGCTATGGAATTTGGTGCTGATTTCGGTCGACATGAAAATCATCTTTATCGATTTGTCACACACCTCGTTCCTTATAAGAGTAAGCTGACTAATTATTGGGCACTTCTTTTATCGTTACGCAAGGCACACTGTAAGCAAAACAAACCAATGACTACAGAACAACCTCCCACCCAGAGAAACAAACTACTAGGTCTAGGAATCTTTGCGGCTGCAACAGTAGGGTTATACTTATACACTAAAGCAAGGCCGGGAAAGGCTAATCTGCCTTATGTGTATCCTACGGAGCAAGCTTTAGCCACTGGTCGAGTATTCCAGACAGTATATACACCTCAGGAGTTTGAACTATTGCTCAGCAGTCCTGCAGCCCTAAATGGAACGATGTTTGTCAGTTTTGTCAGGCTCGGTGGAGGACCAAGTAATTCCATGGCTACCAATTTGTGGGACATTGTTAGTAGGGTCGAAACCCCAAACACGAGCACAGTGGCCGTTGAACTGATGGGTGGAAGAATGGAAGAAATTGCTAACAGATACGTTGTAAACAAAGTTCCGTCTGTTGTTGCTTTAAAGAAAACGTTGCCTTACGATACCTACGTTGATCCAGCAGTGAGGAATAGCAATACTGAAGTCAATGAAATCGACAGGGAGAAACTACAAGAATGGGTAGAAAATGTTCTCACAAGAAGGTAG
- a CDS encoding uncharacterized protein (PKUD0C02420; similar to Saccharomyces cerevisiae YBL033C (RIB1); ancestral locus Anc_3.319) has translation MEETTEDIFENMPLISPTVSRENRASLGDEVVGSHIQSEIQNDIISNLLEKKGPKHQCLKHHHHVEDFQRCDSPFHAVPKAEEKRRLLPDKLPNVQCIARARIPTTQGPEIFLHLYSNDEDDKEHLAIVFGEDIRSRSLYKKRQNETQSDRMIRGAYVGKLYPGRRDADFDKSTGMKLEFTENGDLVVDGSTTWVNPTLVRIHSECYTGETAWSARCDCGEQFDEAGRLMGLEGHGCIVYLRQEGRGIGLGEKLKAYNLQDLGADTVQANLLLRHPADKRSFGLATAILVDLGLLEINLLTNNPDKIIAVEGRERQVHVRERVPMVPLAWQGENGVKSKEVEGYLRTKVEKMGHLLSKPL, from the coding sequence ATGGAGGAGACCACAGAAGAcatttttgagaatatgCCCCTTATTTCACCGACTGTTTCACGGGAGAACAGGGCGAGTTTAGGAGATGAAGTAGTGGGAAGTCACATTCAAAGCGAAATTCAGAATGATATCATTAGCAACttattggagaaaaaagGACCAAAACATCAATGTCTGAAACATCACCACCATGTAgaagattttcaaagatgcGATTCACCATTTCATGCTGTTCCAAAGGCTGAGGAGAAGAGAAGATTGCTGCCCGACAAGTTACCGAATGTGCAATGTATTGCACGGGCTCGTATCCCAACCACCCAAGGGCCTGAAATATTCCTACATCTTTATTCTaacgatgaagatgataagGAACACCTGGCTATTGTTTTTGGTGAAGACATACGCTCGAGGTCATTGTATAAGAAGCGTCAAAATGAAACACAAAGCGATCGGATGATTAGAGGAGCATACGTTGGTAAGCTATATCCTGGTCGTAGAGACGCCGATTTTGACAAAAGCACAGGGATGAAACTGGAATTTACGGAGAATGGAGACTTGGTTGTTGATGGATCAACTACGTGGGTCAACCCAACTCTAGTGCGTATCCATAGTGAATGTTACACTGGCGAGACCGCCTGGAGTGCCCGCTGCGATTGCGGAGAACAGTTCGATGAAGCAGGGAGATTGATGGGTCTTGAAGGTCATGGATGTATAGTTTACCTACGCCAAGAGGGTCGTGGTATTGGACTGGgtgagaaattgaaggcaTATAACTTGCAAGATTTAGGTGCTGATACCGTTCAGGCCAATCTACTTCTTCGACACCCTGCTGACAAGCGTAGTTTTGGACTAGCCACTGCTATTCTGGTAGACTTAGGATTACTTGAAATCAACTTACTGACCAACAATCCAGACAAAATCATCGCTGTTGAAGGCAGAGAACGTCAAGTACACGTTCGTGAACGCGTTCCCATGGTTCCATTGGCATGGCAGGGGGAGAACGGAGTCAAATCAaaggaagttgaaggatACTTGCGTAccaaagttgaaaaaatgggCCACTTATTATCAAAGCCACTATAA
- a CDS encoding uncharacterized protein (PKUD0C02430; similar to Saccharomyces cerevisiae YBR244W (GPX2); ancestral locus Anc_6.160), which yields MLRTASKHYLHTLTNMSKFYTFTATKNNGEPFPMEDLKGKVVLIVNTASKCGFTPQYEGLEELYKKYKDQGFTIIGFPCNQFAGQEPGSPEEIAEFCKINYGVSFPIMKKIDVNGSNADPLYEWLKAEKPGLLGFKGIKWNFEKFLVDKEGNVVNRYSSIKTPAAIEGDIEKLLKQ from the coding sequence ATGCTACGTACGGCATCAAAACACTACTTACACACATTAACCAACATGTCTAAATTCTACACCTTCACtgcaacaaaaaataacgGCGAGCCTTTCCCAATGGAAGACTTGAAGGGCAAGGTTGTTCTGATCGTCAACACAGCCTCCAAGTGTGGATTCACCCCGCAATACGAAGGTCTTGAGGAGTTGTACAAGAAGTACAAGGACCAGGGCTTTACGATCATTGGTTTCCCATGCAACCAGTTTGCAGGCCAGGAGCCAGGCTCCCCTGAAGAAATTGCGGAATTCTGCAAGATCAACTATGGTGTCTCCTTCCcgataatgaagaagattgaCGTCAATGGATCCAATGCTGACCCACTTTACGAGTGGTTGAAGGCCGAAAAACCAGGTCTTTTGGGATTCAAGGGAATCAAGTGGAATTTCGAAAAGTTTCTAGTTGATAAAGAGGGTAATGTTGTCAACAGATATTCTTCTATCAAGACCCCTGCTGCTATTGAGGGAGATATCGAAAAATTACTTAAACAGTAG
- a CDS encoding uncharacterized protein (PKUD0C02440; similar to Saccharomyces cerevisiae YBR073W (RDH54); ancestral locus Anc_3.292) → MTQVENSGIEEVQDPLAQYRAGLQDYPGFKGSEIRDFQSLKEHYFVEDDKKKFDVQATANRFKYLLSLTPLFKHFLKVKAAKDENFSKVLELIEKDDPDNKQSNGRGTDHRRRRTEKEEDAELMRSEETEIDPKVQVLELEGEFTDSGYEFSKSPKYINGSLRPYQIQGLNWLVSLNTNDLSGILADEMGLGKTLQTISFLGYLRYVKNIRGPHIVIVPKSTLENWQREFAKWTPEVRTCVLTGDQEARNQIIKDNISNCQFDVLISSYEIVIREKAVLRKINWQYIVVDEAHRLKNEDSLLSQIIRMFHSKNRLLITGTPLQNNLHELWALLNFLLPDVFSDSSTFDEWFSNDETGSDSNESTNDQDKVVQQLHQVLKPFLLRRIKNEVEKSLLPKQELNVYVGMTPMQRKWYQSILEKDIDAVNGANKKESKTRLLNIVMQLRKCCNHPYLFDGAEPGPPYTTDEHLVYNSQKMLVLDKLLKRLGEQGSRVLIFSQMSRMLDILEDYCVFRNFGYCRIDGQTEHTERIVAIDEYNKPDSDKFVFLLTTRAGGLGINLTSADVVVLYDSDWNPQADLQAMDRAHRIGQKKQVKVFRFVTENAIEEKVLERASQKLRLDQLVIQQGRTGLNAGQEKKSVASNKDELLNMIQHGAADMLMSAQIKEEGNEKHEIDDDELEKILMKSQEKTGELKSKFSKLGLDDLQNFSSNNDSVYEWNGKNFQKKEVKGLAGVDGEAFNWISLAKRERKGNYSVDGYYREVLQTGGRQTNLNSNGSHQGTGDENELRQPKHMNLYDHQFYPEELHYLYELEWAYYKRVYKIKAKAEKNKSNEDLQLEQAFIDHARPLSEEEKQLKKEYLAQGYGNFSRRDFFSFISANVKHGRYDIASIAKEMPEKTYEEVKKYAEKFWESFRDIENYERYIGQIEAGEDKLRKMNVQREVLRWKVASYDYPMRDMEIKVPYTTIAKREWSEVEDRWLVIQMLRLGIDREDIYEQIFNEIQYGNDPVIEMNFWLQSRSAQEIGRRCQTLLGSIVREHEAGSKKRGRTTGTGKGKSSGGARGGTKSRKKRHV, encoded by the coding sequence ATGACGCAGGTTGAAAACAGCGGGATTGAAGAGGTACAGGATCCCTTGGCCCAATATAGAGCTGGACTACAGGATTACCCAGGTTTCAAAGGATCTGAAATCCGTGATTTTCAAAGCTTGAAAGAACATTATTTTGTGGAAGATgacaagaaaaagtttgatGTTCAAGCTACTGCTAATAGGTTTAAATATTTACTCTCCTTGACACCACTATTCAAACATTTTCTAAAAGTTAAGGCTGCAAAGGATGAAAATTTTTCCAAGGTTTTAGAACTGATTGAAAAGGATGATCCCGATAATAAACAATCAAACGGACGTGGGACAGACCACAGAAGACGTAGaactgaaaaggaagaagatgcaGAATTGATGAGAAGTGAGGAGACCGAAATTGATCCAAAAGTCCAAGTATTGGAGCTTGAAGGTGAATTCACTGATTCTGGTTATGAGTTCTCTAAGTCTCCTAAGTATATCAATGGTTCACTGAGACCATACCAAATTCAGGGTCTAAATTGGTTGGTCTCGTTGAACACCAATGACCTTTCTGGTATTTTAGCTGACGAGATGGGATTGGGTAAAACATTGCAAAccatttcatttttggGGTACCTCAGATATGTTAAAAATATCAGGGGCCCCCACATTGTTATTGTACCAAAATCCACATTGGAAAATTGGCAAAGAGAATTTGCCAAATGGACGCCTGAAGTTAGGACGTGTGTCTTGACTGGAGACCAGGAGGCcagaaatcaaattatTAAGGACAATATCAGTAATTGTCAATTTGATGTTCTCATTTCCTCGTACGAGATAGTCATTAGAGAAAAGGCAGTACTGAGAAAAATCAACTGGCAAtatattgttgttgatgaagcgCAtagattgaaaaatgaagattcTTTATTGTCGCAGATTATTAGGATGTTTCATTCTAAAAACAGATTGTTGATTACCGGTACTCCATTACAAAATAATTTGCATGAATTATGGGCGTTATTGAATTTCCTTCTTCCTGATGTTTTCTCGGATTCTAGCACATTTGATGAGTGGTTTTCCAATGATGAAACTGGTAGTGATTCTAACGAGTCAACAAACGACCAAGATAAAGTTGTTCAGCAATTACATCAAGTCTTAAAACCGTTTTTACTCAGACGTATTAAAAACGAGGTGGAAAAATCTCTACTACCAAAACAGGAATTAAATGTTTATGTTGGTATGACGCCGATGCAAAGGAAATGGTATCAGtcaattcttgaaaaagatatCGATGCGGTCAATGGTGCAAACAAGAAGGAGTCAAAAACTAGGTTGCTTAACATTGTTATGCAATTAAGAAAGTGTTGTAACCATccttatttatttgatggGGCGGAGCCGGGTCCACCATACACTACCGATGAACACTTGGTCTATAATTCACAAAAGATGCTCGTCTTAGAtaaattattgaaaaggcTCGGTGAACAAGGCTCAAgagttttgattttttcgCAAATGAGTCGTATGTTGGATATCTTGGAAGACTATTGTGTCTTCCGTAATTTTGGGTACTGTAGGATCGATGGCCAAACTGAGCATACGGAGAGAATAGTTGCAATTGACGAATACAACAAGCCAGATAGTGATAAGTTTGTATTCTTGTTGACTACAAGAGCGGGTGGTTTAGGAATTAATCTAACCAGTGCAGATGTTGTCGTTTTATATGATTCTGACTGGAATCCGCAAGCTGACTTGCAAGCGATGGATAGAGCACATAGAATTGGccaaaagaaacaggtTAAAGTCTTCCGTTTTGTGAcagaaaatgcaattgaagagaaagtTTTGGAAAGGGCTTCCCAAAAGTTAAGATTAGATCAGCTAGTTATCCAACAAGGCAGAACTGGTTTGAATGCAGGtcaagaaaagaaatctGTTGCAAGTAATAAAGATGAATTATTAAACATGATTCAGCATGGAGCAGCAGACATGCTTATGAGTGCACAAATCAAGGAAGAAGGAAATGAGAAGCACGAGATTGACGATGACGAGTTGGAGAAGATTTTAATGAAATCACAAGAAAAAACCGGGGAGTTGAAGAGTAAATTTTCCAAGCTTGGTTTAGATGACTTGCAAAACTTTAGCAGCAACAACGATTCTGTCTACGAATGGAATGGGAAGAACTTTCAGAAGAAAGAAGTAAAGGGTTTGGCAGGAGTCGATGGAGAGGCCTTTAACTGGATCTCATTGGCGAAAAGGGAAAGAAAGGGAAATTATTCTGTCGATGGGTACTACCGTGAAGTTTTACAAACCGGTGGTAGACAAACTAACCTTAACAGCAATGGAAGTCACCAGGGCACGGGTGATGAAAACGAACTCAGACAACCGAAACATATGAATTTGTATGATCATCAGTTTTATCCGGAAGAATTGCATTATTTGTACGAATTAGAATGGGCCTATTATAAAAGGGTTTATAAGATCAAGGCcaaagctgaaaaaaataaaagtaatGAAGATCTTCAATTAGAGCAGGCTTTTATTGACCATGCAAGGCCATTGAGCGAGGAGGAGAAACAACTGAAGAAGGAGTATTTGGCTCAAGGATATGGCAATTTCTCAAGACGTGATTTCTTCAGCTTTATCAGTGCCAATGTCAAGCACGGTAGGTATGATATTGCTAGTATTGCTAAAGAAATGCCAGAGAAAACATACGAAGAGGTTAAGAAATATGCTGAAAAATTCTGGGAGAGTTTCAGagacattgaaaattaTGAACGTTATATTGGACAGATTGAGGCCGGTGAGGATAAGTTGCGTAAGATGAATGTTCAGCGGGAAGTTTTAAGATGGAAAGTTGCAAGCTACGATTATCCAATGAGGGATATGGAGATCAAGGTTCCATACACCACCATTGCCAAAAGAGAATGGAGTGAGGTTGAAGATCGGTGGTTGGTAATCCAGATGTTGCGACTAGGTATTGACAGAGAAGACATTTACGAGCAGATCTTCAATGAAATCCAATACGGGAACGATCCTGTTATTGAAATGAACTTTTGGTTACAAAGTCGAAGTGCACAAGAGATTGGCCGTAGATGTCAAACACTTCTTGGCTCCATTGTGCGAGAGCACGAGGCCGGAAGCAAAAAGAGAGGCCGTACTACAGGTACCGGAAAGGGTAAAAGCAGTGGAGGTGCTAGAGGAGGGACTAAAAGCCGCAAAAAACGTCATGTGTAA
- a CDS encoding uncharacterized protein (PKUD0C02450; Pfam Domains: Cation_efflux(8.4e-30)): MSSDKTPFFKQGDPLFRYITETQGDEVYPPESPAAYKPGARHLSDVELAPMLHRSRTFCDYLKPNRDLVVPISVNNPMQANRRLSVVPGNDFDRLIERVGSLKSLRPFKLIGKMGKRVDWGSYKVDTDSKLIKNSKVREFYKEQNELIECYEDIDLLLDTGVQFDMVQSYADNTSSNTSEEDSDSGLENENPIEVDVKSERLTLPITSLKMMKKSSNGTTNSSGRKHINISAVPGNIDIEGAKILGYGDHPSSNVVLYAIYFNFVLNVILLVGKIVAVYLSDSMSLIASLVDSSLDFLSTMIIFISNKYAAKQSTKFPVGRKQLEPIGVLVFSVLMILSFSQVLIESIKELVDLGSPHEVTRISMTAIIIMVSTITSKIVAYLLCKSVKNSSVQALVEDAKTDIVFNIFSLLFPVLSLVLRVWWIDSLGASLLCIYVISQWAAITFEHIDHLSGSHASKKNYQQVLYMVARFSEEIEGIKNYRMYHVGDLVNVEVDIVLRNSKMSLKDCHDLGESLQYAIETLPYVNRCFVHIDYKIRNYLGHIS; the protein is encoded by the coding sequence ATGTCATCTGATAAAACgccatttttcaaacagGGGGACCCTCTGTTTCGATACATCACAGAGACACAAGGTGATGAAGTGTACCCGCCAGAGAGTCCAGCAGCTTACAAACCAGGAGCAAGACATCTTAGTGATGTCGAACTAGCACCAATGTTGCATCGTTCCAGGACCTTCTGTGACTATTTAAAGCCTAACAGGGATCTTGTTGTGCCTATTAGCGTGAACAATCCGATGCAGGCAAACAGGAGATTGAGTGTAGTCCCCGGTAACGATTTCGATCGATTGATTGAACGGGTTGGTTCGTTAAAATCGCTTCGTCCTTTCAAGTTAATTGGGAAAATGGGAAAGCGTGTTGATTGGGGAAGCTATAAAGTCGATACGGATTCAAAGCTGATAAAGAACTCCAAAGTTAGAGAGTTTTACAAAGAACAAAACGAATTGATTGAATGCTATGAAGATATAGATCTACTATTGGATACAGGCGTGCAGTTTGATATGGTCCAGAGCTATGCAGATAACACGTCATCCAACACAAGTGAGGAGGATTCTGACAGTGGACTGGAAAATGAGAATCCAATTGAAGTGGACGTGAAGAGTGAACGATTGACTCTTCCAATAACAtcgttgaaaatgatgaagaagtcaTCCAATGGAACGACCAATTCAAGTGGTAGGAAACATATCAACATATCTGCCGTCCCTGGTAACATCGATATTGAGGGAGCTAAAATACTAGGCTACGGTGATCATCCTAGTTCAAATGTGGTGCTTTATGCTatatatttcaattttgttcttAATGTGATTTTGCTAGTAGGCAAGATTGTTGCGGTCTATTTGAGTGATTCCATGTCACTTATAGCATCTCTAGTTGACTCTTCACTTGATTTTCTATCCACAATGATTATCTTCATCTCAAACAAATATGCGGCAAaacaatcaacaaaatttcCTGTTGGTCGGAAGCAGTTGGAGCCGATTGGtgttttggtgttttctGTGCTTATGATCCTATCCTTTTCTCAAGTTTTAATAGAGTCAATCAAGGAACTCGTTGATCTTGGCTCTCCACACGAAGTTACCAGAATTTCCATGACTGCAATTATTATTATGGTGTCAACTATaacttcaaaaattgtTGCATATCTGCTTTGTAAGTCTGTTAAGAATTCTTCGGTTCAGGCGTTAGTTGAAGATGCTAAGACTGACATAgtcttcaacattttttCCCTTCTCTTTCCGGTTCTGAGTCTTGTGCTCAGAGTATGGTGGATCGATTCCTTGGGGGCGTCTCTGTTATGTATTTACGTTATTTCCCAATGGGCTGCAATTACTTTTGAACATATCGATCATCTAAGCGGTTCACATGCAAGTAAGAAAAATTACCAACAAGTCCTATACATGGTTGCAAGGTTCTCagaggaaattgaaggtATTAAAAATTACCGAATGTACCACGTTGGCGACTTGGTCAACGTTGAAGTAGACATTGTTTTGCGGAACTCTAAAATGTCTTTGAAAGACTGTCATGATCTAGGTGAATCACTCCAATACGCAATAGAAACATTACCATATGTAAACAGATGTTTTGTCCATATCGACTATAAGATAAGGAATTATCTTGGGCATATCTCTTAG
- a CDS encoding uncharacterized protein (PKUD0C02460; similar to Saccharomyces cerevisiae YGL091C (NBP35); ancestral locus Anc_6.181) yields the protein MAEIQTPPPEDMANKGKLSDLNAPEPEHCPGPTSEKAGQGDACQTCDNKEICTSLPKGPDPDIPLISKRLSSIKHKILVLSGKGGVGKSTFTSMLCWALASDDDLEIGAMDLDICGPSLPKMLGASLKESVHASNSGWSPVYIADNLGMMSIQFMLPSEDSAVIWRGSKKTSLIKQFLKDVDWGSLDYLVIDTPPGTTDEHLSVTNYMKEVGIDGALIVTTPQEVALLDVRKEIDFCRKAGIKILGIVENMSGFVCPNCSGESQIFKPTTGGGEKLAKDLNIKFLGSVPLDPRIGKSCDNGECFFDLYPNSPASDAILDVVESLRDEIEGPV from the coding sequence ATGGCAGAAATACAGACACCGCCACCTGAAGACATGGCAAATAAGGGGAAGTTATCTGACCTGAATGCGCCAGAACCAGAGCATTGCCCTGGCCCTACCTCTGAGAAGGCCGGCCAAGGTGACGCGTGCCAAACCTGTGATAACAAGGAGATATGCACATCTTTGCCAAAAGGTCCGGACCCGGACATACCGTTAATCTCGAAGCGATTGTCCAGTATCAAACATAAGATTTTGGTGTTGTCAGGTAAAGGTGGGGTTGGGAAGTCGACTTTTACCTCAATGTTATGTTGGGCATTGGCCTCGGACGACGATTTAGAAATAGGGGCCATGGATCTAGATATCTGTGGCCCTTCTTTACCCAAGATGCTAGGTGCTTCCCTGAAGGAGTCAGTTCATGCGTCGAATTCGGGTTGGTCTCCCGTTTATATCGCAGATAACCTTGGTATGATGTCGATCCAGTTCATGTTGCCGTCGGAGGATTCTGCAGTCATTTGGAGAGGCTCGAAGAAAACATCATTAATCAAGCAATTCTTGAAGGATGTTGATTGGGGGTCGTTGGATTACCTTGTTATAGACACACCTCCAGGCACAACCGACGAGCACCTCAGTGTTACAAATTATATGAAAGAAGTGGGTATAGATGGTGCTTTGATAGTGACAACTCCGCAGGAAGTTGCTTTATTAGACGTCAGAAAGGAGATAGATTTCTGTAGGAAGGCTGGAATCAAAATCTTGGgtattgttgaaaacatgTCTGGATTTGTCTGTCCCAACTGCAGTGGTGAATCTCAGATCTTCAAACCAACCACAGGAGGAGGGGAAAAGTTAGCCAAAGATCTCAATATCAAGTTTCTTGGAAGTGTCCCTTTGGATCCACGAATTGGGAAATCATGCGACAATGGGGaatgtttctttgatttataCCCAAATAGCCCTGCATCCGATGCTATCCTCGATGTTGTTGAGTCGCTGAGGGACGAGATAGAAGGACCAGTGTGA